One window of Chryseobacterium sp. JJR-5R genomic DNA carries:
- a CDS encoding glycosyl hydrolase produces the protein MKIKNIVSLSLLCFAFGNLSAQNPWPKTTETAKPWTRWWWMGNAVDEKGLDKQLTVLNKAGFGGVEIVPIYGAKGFEKQYLNYLSPEWMRMLKFTTGKAKSLNMGVDMAVGTGWPIGGPQVVEQDAATKMIVQTYTISSGEKFSEKIVLKDEKQKDLKTVKLDIVTAYNEKNEAVVLTDKVNGDGILNWKPSSGKWIIYAVFTGKTLQKVKRAAPGGEGYTLDHFSPEATKDYLKTFDKAFGNSNYGIRSFFNDSYEVYNADWTPDFLSEFKKRRGYDLSPYIRYLVGKEENEIAGRVKSDYRETLSELILNHFTRDFTNWAHSKNSKNTNQAHGSPGNLLDLYAAVDIPESETFGSSIFEIPGLKRDTADIQKSDMPDFNMLKFASSASNVTGKKLTSNETFTWLTEHFKTSWSQAKPEVEQVFLSGINHVFYHGTTYTPAHVQFPGWLFYASVNFVPENSLWPHLKGLNSYIERTQSVLQSGKSDNELLIYWPVYDQWASPKGNDVAFKVHNVKKWLVPTPMYENMNKLSKMGYSLDMISDKMIGESRSENQKIQVSKEGSAYEVLIIPELTYLPESTLKNILDLAQNGAFVIFQNEPKDIPGNFEVEKIRTQLKFLWNQIPFQNQAGSMKFANVGKGKIVLSSDVAKALEYLKIERERLTDTGLKFVRRRFDGGKYYYIVNHTSKEINQNIPLNFVGKQVVLMNPENGDYGLAETQDNSVKIQLKSGESLIVKASETADNSVAKWKYTEKTEAPIVLSQSWHLSFKEGGPELPKPRTLTKLQPWTNFTEDAQTQSFSGTGVYATTLNLKKNKADDYLLKFDKLYESAAVIVNGKEAGIVWSIPFEINVGKYLKKGKNTIQIEVSNLMANRIRYMDQNKIEWRNYHEINFVNINYKPFDASNWKVQPSGLDGEIQLIPIYYSK, from the coding sequence ATGAAAATTAAAAATATAGTCAGCCTCAGTCTCCTCTGTTTTGCCTTCGGAAATCTTTCCGCACAAAACCCGTGGCCCAAAACCACAGAGACCGCTAAACCGTGGACCCGCTGGTGGTGGATGGGAAATGCCGTGGACGAAAAGGGCCTGGACAAACAACTGACTGTTTTAAATAAAGCCGGTTTCGGAGGCGTGGAAATCGTACCGATTTACGGAGCAAAAGGTTTTGAAAAACAATACCTAAATTACCTTTCTCCGGAATGGATGAGAATGCTGAAGTTTACTACTGGCAAAGCAAAAAGCCTGAATATGGGCGTTGATATGGCGGTCGGGACCGGTTGGCCCATCGGTGGCCCGCAAGTGGTTGAACAGGATGCTGCGACAAAAATGATTGTTCAGACGTACACGATTTCTTCAGGAGAGAAATTTTCAGAAAAAATTGTTTTAAAAGATGAAAAACAGAAGGATTTAAAAACCGTAAAATTAGATATTGTAACAGCCTACAATGAAAAAAACGAAGCGGTTGTTTTAACGGATAAAGTTAATGGTGATGGTATTTTAAACTGGAAACCAAGTTCAGGGAAATGGATCATCTATGCAGTTTTCACTGGTAAAACCTTACAGAAAGTAAAACGTGCCGCACCGGGTGGAGAAGGGTACACTTTAGACCATTTTTCGCCGGAAGCAACGAAAGATTATCTGAAAACTTTTGATAAAGCATTTGGAAATTCCAACTACGGAATCCGTTCTTTTTTCAATGACAGTTATGAAGTCTACAACGCTGACTGGACGCCGGATTTTTTGAGTGAATTCAAAAAAAGACGGGGCTATGATTTGAGTCCGTACATCAGATATCTGGTGGGCAAAGAGGAAAATGAAATTGCAGGAAGGGTAAAATCGGATTACCGGGAAACGTTGAGTGAATTGATTTTAAATCATTTCACCAGAGATTTCACCAACTGGGCGCATTCCAAAAACTCAAAAAACACCAACCAGGCACACGGTTCGCCTGGAAATCTACTGGATTTGTACGCTGCGGTAGATATTCCTGAATCTGAAACCTTCGGAAGTTCGATTTTTGAGATTCCGGGTTTGAAGAGAGATACTGCGGATATTCAGAAATCCGATATGCCGGATTTCAATATGCTGAAATTCGCATCATCGGCGTCGAATGTAACCGGCAAAAAATTAACTTCCAATGAAACCTTTACCTGGCTCACTGAACATTTCAAAACCTCGTGGTCACAGGCGAAACCGGAAGTGGAGCAGGTGTTTTTATCGGGAATCAACCACGTTTTTTACCACGGTACGACGTATACGCCGGCGCATGTGCAGTTTCCGGGATGGTTGTTTTATGCGTCCGTAAATTTCGTTCCTGAAAACAGTTTGTGGCCGCATCTGAAAGGATTAAATTCATACATCGAACGTACGCAATCTGTTTTGCAAAGCGGAAAATCAGATAACGAACTGTTGATATACTGGCCGGTTTATGACCAGTGGGCAAGCCCGAAAGGGAATGATGTAGCGTTCAAAGTTCATAATGTTAAAAAGTGGTTAGTACCGACTCCGATGTACGAAAATATGAATAAGCTCAGTAAAATGGGTTATTCTCTGGATATGATTTCGGATAAAATGATTGGTGAATCAAGATCGGAAAACCAAAAAATTCAGGTTTCTAAAGAAGGCTCAGCTTATGAGGTTTTAATTATTCCTGAACTGACTTATCTGCCGGAATCTACCTTAAAAAACATTCTGGATTTGGCTCAAAACGGAGCTTTCGTCATTTTCCAGAACGAGCCTAAAGATATTCCCGGAAACTTTGAAGTGGAGAAAATAAGAACGCAGCTGAAATTTTTATGGAATCAGATTCCGTTTCAAAACCAGGCCGGAAGTATGAAATTCGCCAACGTCGGAAAAGGAAAAATTGTTTTGAGCTCTGATGTTGCAAAAGCTTTGGAATATTTAAAAATCGAAAGAGAAAGACTGACCGACACAGGTTTAAAATTCGTTAGGAGACGATTCGATGGCGGGAAATATTATTACATTGTCAACCATACTTCCAAGGAAATCAATCAGAATATTCCGCTGAATTTCGTTGGGAAGCAGGTGGTTCTAATGAATCCTGAAAACGGGGATTACGGGCTTGCCGAAACTCAGGATAATTCAGTGAAAATTCAATTGAAATCCGGGGAATCTTTAATTGTAAAAGCTTCTGAAACGGCAGATAATTCTGTGGCAAAGTGGAAATATACTGAAAAAACCGAAGCACCGATTGTTTTAAGCCAATCTTGGCACTTATCTTTCAAAGAAGGCGGTCCTGAACTCCCTAAACCCAGAACGTTGACGAAACTTCAGCCTTGGACGAATTTTACAGAAGATGCACAGACACAAAGCTTTTCGGGAACCGGAGTGTACGCCACGACTTTGAATTTAAAGAAAAATAAAGCAGACGATTATCTTTTGAAGTTCGATAAACTTTATGAAAGTGCAGCAGTGATCGTCAACGGAAAAGAGGCCGGAATCGTCTGGAGCATTCCGTTTGAAATCAATGTCGGGAAATATCTTAAAAAAGGAAAAAATACGATTCAGATTGAAGTAAGTAATCTGATGGCAAACCGAATCCGTTATATGGATCAGAATAAAATCGAATGGAGAAATTATCATGAAATCAACTTTGTGAACATTAACTATAAACCTTTCGATGCATCTAACTGGAAAGTTCAGCCTTCAGGTCTGGATGGCGAAATCCAATTAATCCCAATTTATTATTCAAAATAA
- a CDS encoding rhamnogalacturonan acetylesterase produces MQKSIQFLMLFLGSFLFAQQTAFKFDFGTDRTEKGYIPITSTSKFDQKTGYGFMHISGLKSVDHGGNALTGDFITSEKPFYFSVVIPEGNYNITLNLGDSKGTSETTVRVENRRLMLNDVKTKKGEIIEKQITVHVKDSIIRNQIGAQIGIVKLKPRERKYLHWDNLLTIEFNGKAPKVCSVIIQPNKTAKTIYLTGDSTVVDAQYEPWASWGQMLPYFFVPNEVVIANYAESGETLKAFEDRHRIDKIWNKIKKGDYLLIQFGHNDQKAGNSMKSGYRKRLKEWIAKARELGAVPVLVTSMNRRVFDKNNKIVNTLDDFPDAMREIAKEENVDLIDLNAMSKTLFEAMGPEAAKKAFVHYPANAYPNQPTALADDTHFNTYGAYELAQCVVKSIVDQNLSLKKYISENYKNFNPNTPDPVEKFHWPESVFMESLKPDGN; encoded by the coding sequence ATGCAGAAAAGTATACAGTTTTTAATGCTTTTCTTAGGTTCGTTTCTATTCGCGCAACAGACGGCTTTTAAGTTTGATTTTGGTACAGACAGAACCGAAAAGGGATATATTCCCATTACATCTACATCGAAATTTGATCAGAAAACCGGTTACGGATTTATGCATATTTCCGGTTTGAAATCTGTTGACCATGGCGGAAATGCTTTGACGGGCGATTTTATTACGAGTGAAAAGCCCTTCTATTTTTCAGTTGTTATTCCGGAAGGAAACTATAATATTACATTAAATCTCGGCGACTCCAAAGGAACATCTGAAACAACTGTCCGGGTAGAAAACCGCCGTCTGATGCTGAATGATGTCAAAACAAAAAAGGGCGAAATCATCGAAAAACAAATCACCGTTCACGTCAAAGACAGCATTATCCGTAATCAGATCGGGGCTCAGATCGGAATTGTAAAACTGAAACCAAGAGAACGAAAATATCTGCACTGGGACAATTTGCTGACAATTGAATTTAATGGCAAAGCTCCGAAAGTGTGTTCAGTCATCATTCAACCCAACAAAACGGCGAAAACGATTTATCTGACCGGCGATTCAACGGTTGTGGATGCGCAGTACGAACCTTGGGCATCCTGGGGGCAGATGCTGCCGTATTTTTTCGTTCCGAATGAAGTGGTGATTGCCAATTACGCCGAAAGCGGGGAAACGCTGAAAGCTTTTGAAGACCGCCACCGAATTGATAAAATATGGAATAAAATAAAGAAAGGCGATTACCTTCTGATCCAGTTTGGGCACAATGACCAGAAAGCGGGCAACAGCATGAAATCCGGGTACAGAAAACGCTTGAAAGAATGGATTGCGAAAGCCAGAGAATTGGGCGCAGTTCCGGTTTTGGTCACTTCAATGAACCGTCGGGTTTTTGATAAAAATAACAAGATCGTCAATACGTTGGATGATTTTCCTGATGCAATGCGTGAAATTGCAAAGGAGGAAAATGTTGATTTAATCGATCTTAATGCGATGAGCAAAACCCTGTTTGAGGCAATGGGACCTGAAGCAGCAAAGAAAGCATTTGTCCATTATCCGGCAAACGCCTATCCTAATCAACCGACGGCTTTGGCTGATGATACGCATTTCAACACGTACGGTGCATACGAATTGGCACAATGTGTCGTGAAATCCATTGTTGATCAAAACTTATCTTTAAAGAAATACATTTCAGAAAACTATAAAAATTTTAACCCGAATACACCTGATCCTGTTGAAAAGTTCCATTGGCCGGAATCTGTTTTTATGGAATCATTAAAACCGGATGGGAACTGA